In Rhodothermus marinus DSM 4252, a single genomic region encodes these proteins:
- a CDS encoding RagB/SusD family nutrient uptake outer membrane protein, which yields MKRYTLILIAGLLIASCDSLIDVQPQSDISTETFFRTPAQIDQAILGAYGYLQTLYSGTDWNGAFVMLEMRSDNTTYQFNVDNRGALHAEQIDEFREQSENVVLQFFWQTSYQGIYQTNVILDRIESVNYGNNTALKDQHIGEAKFLRAFNYFNLVRLFGGVPLKLHEIKTPSEVYAEGRASVDEVYAQILSDVQDAVQKLPWTYPAEQAGRATKGAALMLLAEVHMTRQNFSEARAALEQIVSAGIYELLPDYAEVFNPASKNHPESIFEIQYSNNYEGEEADWIFQFAPFNSGCALMQGPCQGSRQYAWNIPTRDIIEAYEPGDLRKDVSIGWYEDPSNVQYDVAIGDSIPYVKKFAWPFNALNRTNENWPVYRYAETLLLLAEALNEEGRTAEAEPYLNAVRARAGLAPLTGLSQEEFRQAVWHEQRVELAFENKRWFQLLRTGRALDVMRAHGEQMRQISERMARENAYQIEPYRLLYPIPLREVILNNLEQNPGY from the coding sequence ATGAAACGATATACACTCATTCTGATTGCCGGCCTGCTGATCGCTTCGTGCGACAGCCTGATCGACGTGCAGCCGCAATCGGACATTTCGACGGAGACCTTCTTCCGCACGCCTGCGCAGATTGATCAGGCGATCCTGGGCGCCTACGGCTATCTGCAGACGCTTTACAGTGGCACCGATTGGAATGGCGCTTTTGTCATGCTCGAAATGCGTTCCGATAACACAACATATCAGTTTAATGTGGACAATCGGGGCGCGCTTCATGCCGAGCAGATTGATGAATTCAGAGAGCAGTCTGAGAATGTAGTGTTGCAGTTTTTCTGGCAGACTTCCTATCAGGGAATTTATCAGACCAATGTGATACTGGATCGAATTGAGTCGGTGAATTATGGCAATAATACTGCTTTGAAAGATCAGCATATTGGCGAAGCAAAATTTCTGCGTGCTTTTAACTATTTCAATCTGGTCCGGCTGTTCGGCGGCGTGCCGTTGAAGTTGCACGAAATCAAAACGCCATCGGAAGTGTATGCCGAAGGGCGGGCTTCGGTGGACGAGGTCTATGCACAGATTCTGTCCGACGTGCAGGATGCGGTGCAGAAGTTGCCCTGGACCTATCCGGCGGAACAGGCCGGCCGGGCCACGAAAGGAGCGGCGCTGATGCTGCTGGCCGAAGTGCATATGACCCGCCAGAACTTCAGCGAGGCGCGTGCCGCTCTGGAGCAGATCGTAAGTGCGGGGATCTACGAACTGCTTCCGGATTACGCGGAGGTGTTCAACCCGGCCAGTAAAAACCACCCGGAATCCATCTTTGAGATTCAGTACAGCAACAACTACGAGGGCGAAGAGGCGGACTGGATCTTTCAGTTTGCGCCGTTCAATTCGGGCTGTGCGCTGATGCAGGGGCCGTGTCAAGGATCTCGTCAATATGCTTGGAATATTCCTACTCGAGATATCATAGAAGCCTATGAGCCCGGTGATCTGCGCAAGGATGTGTCCATCGGCTGGTACGAAGATCCTTCCAATGTGCAGTATGACGTCGCCATTGGCGATTCCATTCCCTACGTCAAGAAGTTTGCCTGGCCCTTCAACGCACTGAACCGGACGAACGAAAACTGGCCGGTTTACCGCTACGCGGAGACGCTGCTGCTCCTGGCCGAAGCGCTGAACGAAGAAGGACGTACGGCCGAGGCGGAGCCCTATCTGAACGCGGTGCGGGCACGGGCCGGGCTGGCGCCGCTCACGGGGCTGTCTCAGGAGGAATTCCGGCAGGCCGTCTGGCATGAGCAGCGGGTGGAACTGGCCTTCGAGAACAAGCGCTGGTTCCAGTTGCTCCGGACCGGCCGGGCGCTGGACGTGATGCGTGCCCACGGAGAGCAGATGCGTCAGATTTCGGAGCGCATGGCCCGCGAAAATGCCTACCAGATCGAGCCGTACCGGCTGCTCTACCCCATTCCGCTGCGCGAAGTTATCTTGAATAACCTGGAACAGAACCCCGGCTATTAA
- a CDS encoding purine-cytosine permease family protein yields MAQSSRMQALAARLDALNEFDREPVTPDRLQGLSSFLGLYAGEHVAGTEFVIGPLFVAHGVAAADLIGGLLLGNLLAVLSWAFICAPIAVRTRLNLYWQLRKITGPYLLVLYNLVNALMFCFLAGSMISVAATAVGMPFDMKMPGLDDLYPNSVGWVLTVFFVGAVVTVFAILGFEKIAQLGKVAALWMFLVFVACALAVLPQLGVHSWSDFWRVAQEKIWTGEPMPGRVKFTFWHVVFFSWFTNMAMHIGMADLTVLRYARKWTYGFASAAGMYLGHFIAWIASGILVAAALEQGGDVAPGPIAYLGAGVAGLIAVVIAGWTTANPTIYRAGLAIQTITPNWKRWKVTLAVGAVTTVAALFPAIMMRLLDFVALYGLLLMPMGAVIFADFWLLPRLGLRSYYAEWRRLLFSWPAAVAWSGTLLVCGLLNLLLGWQIFFLGLPGWFVAVALYVGLSYLQQRRAAPVPTPEVTANLTK; encoded by the coding sequence ATGGCACAATCCTCCCGCATGCAGGCCCTGGCGGCGCGGCTCGACGCGCTCAACGAATTCGACCGCGAGCCGGTAACGCCCGATCGGCTTCAGGGACTGAGCAGTTTCCTGGGACTCTATGCCGGCGAGCACGTGGCGGGCACGGAGTTCGTCATCGGGCCGCTGTTCGTCGCGCACGGCGTGGCAGCGGCCGATCTGATCGGCGGATTGCTGCTGGGCAACCTGCTGGCCGTGCTTTCCTGGGCGTTCATCTGTGCGCCGATCGCCGTCCGCACGCGCCTGAATCTCTACTGGCAGCTCCGCAAGATCACGGGGCCGTACCTGCTGGTGCTCTACAATCTCGTCAATGCCCTGATGTTCTGCTTCCTGGCCGGCTCCATGATCTCGGTGGCGGCCACGGCCGTCGGCATGCCCTTCGACATGAAAATGCCCGGGCTCGACGATCTGTATCCGAACAGCGTGGGCTGGGTGCTGACCGTGTTTTTCGTCGGGGCGGTGGTGACGGTCTTTGCCATCCTGGGCTTCGAAAAGATCGCCCAGCTGGGTAAGGTGGCGGCCCTGTGGATGTTTCTGGTGTTTGTGGCCTGTGCGCTGGCCGTCCTGCCGCAACTGGGCGTGCATTCGTGGAGCGACTTCTGGCGCGTGGCCCAGGAGAAGATCTGGACCGGCGAGCCCATGCCGGGCCGCGTGAAGTTCACCTTCTGGCATGTGGTGTTTTTCTCCTGGTTTACGAATATGGCCATGCATATCGGCATGGCGGACCTGACCGTGTTGCGCTACGCGCGCAAATGGACCTACGGCTTTGCCAGCGCGGCCGGCATGTACCTGGGGCACTTCATCGCCTGGATTGCCTCGGGCATCTTGGTGGCGGCCGCGCTGGAGCAGGGCGGCGACGTGGCCCCCGGCCCCATCGCCTACCTGGGGGCCGGCGTGGCCGGGCTGATCGCGGTCGTGATCGCCGGCTGGACCACGGCCAACCCCACCATCTATCGGGCCGGACTGGCCATCCAGACGATCACGCCCAACTGGAAGCGCTGGAAGGTGACGCTGGCCGTGGGCGCCGTGACCACCGTCGCCGCGCTGTTCCCGGCCATCATGATGCGGCTGCTCGACTTCGTGGCGCTCTACGGACTGCTGCTGATGCCTATGGGTGCGGTGATCTTTGCCGACTTCTGGCTGCTGCCGCGCCTGGGATTGCGCTCCTACTATGCCGAGTGGCGCAGGCTGCTCTTCAGCTGGCCCGCCGCCGTGGCCTGGAGCGGGACGCTGCTCGTGTGCGGGCTGCTGAACCTGCTGCTGGGCTGGCAGATCTTCTTCCTCGGCTTGCCCGGCTGGTTCGTGGCCGTGGCGCTCTATGTGGGGCTCAGCTACCTGCAGCAGCGCCGCGCGGCGCCGGTGCCGACACCCGAAGTTACCGCAAACCTGACGAAATAA
- a CDS encoding bifunctional rhamnulose-1-phosphate aldolase/short-chain dehydrogenase encodes METQMTFTFVENRWDDAVADQLDPLGRLVYRSNLLGSDWRITNTGGGNTSSKLIERDPITGEPVEVLWVKGSGGDLRTATRKNFASLYQQKLLALQEIYARMEPRGPKTPAEDAMVELFRHCVFNLNPCAPSIDTPLHSFIPYRHVDHTHPVPCIAIATAKDGPDLTREIYGDEVLWVDWQRPGFELGLKLQELCRRHPSARGAILGGHGLINWADDDKECYLLTLRLIDQAAQYLARFDRGIETFGGRKYPALSEAEREAVLVEILPWLRGQLSQEKRVIATVETSENVLDFVNANRAPELAELGTSCPDHFLRTKIKPLYVDWNPTVESVEVLKERLQEGLERYRADYRAYYEAHRKPDSPPMRGADPTVVLIPGVGMIAWGKTKSESRVTAEFYKSAIEVMRGAESVSTYTALPRQEAFDIEYWALEEAKLRRMPPEKELARQIVAVVGAGSGIGRRVAERLVQEGAVVAALDLNGPAARETADRILEQVGMGIGVAGTGISACGDAIGLEVDMTDREAVRRALRWVILAYGGLDHLVITAGLYVPPPPTGEIPDARWDDTFRVNVTGPFIVADEARRIWEAQELPGSLVITTSVNAVVPKVGSMAYDTSKAAANHLVRELALALAPLVRVNGVAPATVVEGSAMFPRERVIASLLRYGIPFDENEDTETLRQRLADFYARRNLLKAPITLDDQAEAIFLLVSGRRLSKTTGQVLHVDGGIPEGFLR; translated from the coding sequence ATGGAAACGCAGATGACGTTCACGTTCGTGGAAAACCGCTGGGACGATGCGGTCGCGGATCAACTGGATCCGCTGGGACGCCTGGTGTACCGTTCCAACCTGCTGGGCAGCGACTGGCGCATCACGAACACCGGCGGTGGCAATACGTCCTCCAAGCTGATCGAGCGAGATCCGATCACCGGTGAGCCCGTCGAGGTGCTCTGGGTCAAAGGCTCCGGAGGCGATCTGCGCACGGCTACGCGGAAGAACTTCGCCTCGCTTTACCAGCAGAAATTGCTGGCGCTGCAGGAAATTTACGCCCGCATGGAACCACGTGGCCCCAAGACGCCGGCCGAAGATGCCATGGTCGAACTGTTTCGCCATTGCGTCTTCAACCTGAACCCCTGCGCGCCCAGCATCGACACGCCGCTGCATAGCTTCATCCCTTATCGGCATGTCGATCATACCCATCCGGTCCCCTGCATTGCCATCGCTACGGCCAAAGACGGCCCGGACCTGACGCGGGAGATCTACGGCGACGAGGTGCTCTGGGTGGACTGGCAGCGGCCCGGATTCGAGCTGGGGCTCAAGCTGCAGGAACTCTGTCGCCGGCATCCTTCGGCCCGCGGGGCGATTCTGGGCGGTCATGGCCTCATCAACTGGGCCGACGACGACAAAGAGTGCTACCTGCTCACGCTCCGATTGATCGACCAGGCCGCGCAATATCTGGCCCGCTTCGATCGGGGGATCGAAACGTTCGGCGGACGGAAATATCCGGCGCTTTCCGAAGCCGAACGGGAAGCCGTGCTGGTCGAAATCCTGCCCTGGCTGCGTGGCCAGCTCAGCCAGGAAAAACGGGTGATTGCTACCGTCGAGACGAGCGAAAACGTCCTGGATTTTGTCAACGCGAACCGGGCGCCGGAGCTGGCCGAGCTGGGAACGTCGTGCCCGGATCACTTCCTGCGCACGAAGATCAAGCCGCTCTACGTGGACTGGAATCCGACGGTCGAGTCGGTGGAGGTGCTCAAAGAGCGCCTGCAGGAAGGGCTGGAGCGGTACCGCGCCGACTATCGGGCCTACTACGAGGCGCATCGCAAACCCGACTCGCCGCCCATGCGCGGCGCCGACCCGACCGTGGTGCTCATTCCCGGCGTCGGCATGATCGCCTGGGGCAAGACCAAAAGCGAAAGCCGCGTGACGGCCGAGTTTTACAAGAGCGCCATCGAGGTGATGCGCGGGGCCGAGTCGGTCAGCACCTACACGGCGCTGCCGCGCCAGGAGGCGTTCGACATCGAGTACTGGGCGCTGGAGGAGGCCAAGCTGCGGCGTATGCCGCCCGAGAAGGAGCTGGCCCGGCAGATTGTCGCCGTCGTGGGAGCGGGTAGTGGTATCGGCCGTCGCGTGGCCGAACGGCTGGTGCAGGAAGGCGCGGTGGTGGCCGCACTGGACCTGAACGGTCCGGCCGCCCGCGAAACGGCCGATCGCATCCTGGAGCAGGTGGGCATGGGCATCGGTGTGGCCGGTACGGGCATTTCGGCCTGCGGCGACGCCATCGGGCTGGAAGTGGACATGACCGATCGCGAGGCCGTGCGCCGGGCGCTTCGTTGGGTGATTCTGGCCTATGGTGGACTGGACCACCTGGTGATCACCGCTGGACTTTACGTGCCGCCGCCGCCCACCGGCGAGATTCCCGATGCCCGCTGGGACGACACCTTCCGGGTGAATGTGACGGGTCCGTTCATCGTAGCGGACGAGGCCCGGCGCATCTGGGAAGCCCAGGAACTGCCCGGTTCGCTGGTCATTACCACCAGCGTCAACGCTGTGGTGCCCAAGGTGGGTAGTATGGCGTACGACACGAGCAAGGCGGCCGCCAACCACTTGGTGCGTGAGCTGGCCCTCGCGCTGGCGCCGCTCGTCCGGGTCAACGGCGTGGCGCCCGCGACGGTCGTCGAAGGCAGTGCCATGTTTCCGCGCGAGCGGGTCATCGCTTCCCTCCTGCGCTATGGCATCCCCTTCGACGAAAACGAAGACACCGAAACGCTTCGCCAGCGGCTGGCCGACTTCTACGCGCGGCGCAACCTGCTCAAAGCGCCGATCACGCTGGACGATCAGGCCGAAGCGATCTTTCTGCTGGTGAGCGGACGCCGCCTGAGCAAAACCACCGGCCAGGTGCTCCACGTGGACGGCGGCATTCCGGAAGGCTTTCTGCGATGA
- a CDS encoding rhamnulokinase, translating into MRERRAGYLAFDLGASSGRAMLGWLEGPVLHMAEVHRFETSLIERDGHLFWDVEALEQEIWTGLQQALAQMPALRAVSVDSWAVDYVLLNREGRPLRPPYSYRDTRTRPMMARAFARVAPAELYARTGIQLIPINTLYQLLADLEEDPAVLRRAERLLLIADYFNHRLGGQPVVEVSMASTTQLMNVHTRQWDAELLRAFGLDFPCWPEIVPSGQVIGQVRGHPSVAVIASCSHDTACAVAAVPARPGTRWAYISLGTWALLGVERTTPILTDAAREAGFTHEAGLDGTIRFLKNLTGLWVLQECLRAWRQEGPVSWEALEAEARAAPAERCYLDLDDPYFFEPGQMPERIVAYCRQHGLPVPESRGQMVRAILESLARNFRRALRQLEALLEAPVDTLHIVGGGARNRLLCQLTADTCEVRVVAGPAEATAMGNLLIQARTLGDLPEGYTLRDVVARSETCWIYEPHQKSIPQPATER; encoded by the coding sequence ATGCGTGAGCGGCGAGCAGGCTACCTGGCCTTCGACCTGGGCGCCTCCAGCGGGCGTGCCATGCTGGGCTGGCTGGAAGGACCGGTCCTGCACATGGCCGAGGTGCACCGCTTCGAGACGTCCTTGATCGAACGGGACGGCCACCTCTTCTGGGACGTGGAGGCGCTGGAGCAGGAGATCTGGACCGGCCTGCAGCAGGCGCTGGCGCAGATGCCGGCGCTGCGTGCGGTGTCGGTGGATTCCTGGGCGGTCGATTACGTGCTGCTGAACCGGGAGGGGCGTCCGCTCCGGCCGCCTTACAGCTACCGGGACACGCGGACGCGCCCGATGATGGCGCGGGCCTTTGCCCGCGTCGCGCCGGCCGAACTCTACGCCCGGACGGGTATCCAGCTGATCCCTATCAACACGCTCTACCAGCTCTTGGCCGACCTGGAAGAGGACCCGGCGGTGCTTCGTCGGGCCGAACGGCTGCTGCTGATCGCCGACTACTTCAACCACCGGCTGGGTGGGCAGCCCGTGGTCGAAGTCTCGATGGCCAGCACCACCCAGCTCATGAACGTGCATACCCGCCAGTGGGACGCGGAGCTGCTGCGCGCCTTCGGGCTCGATTTTCCGTGCTGGCCCGAAATCGTGCCTTCAGGCCAGGTGATCGGCCAGGTGCGGGGGCATCCATCTGTGGCCGTGATCGCTTCGTGCTCGCACGACACGGCCTGCGCGGTGGCGGCCGTGCCCGCCCGTCCGGGCACCCGCTGGGCTTACATCAGCCTCGGCACCTGGGCGCTGCTGGGCGTGGAGCGCACCACGCCGATCCTGACCGACGCCGCCCGGGAGGCCGGCTTCACGCACGAGGCGGGGCTCGACGGCACGATTCGTTTCCTGAAAAACCTGACGGGCCTCTGGGTGCTGCAGGAGTGCCTCCGGGCGTGGCGCCAGGAAGGACCGGTCTCGTGGGAAGCGCTCGAAGCCGAAGCGCGTGCGGCGCCCGCCGAACGGTGCTACCTCGACCTGGACGATCCCTACTTCTTCGAGCCGGGACAGATGCCCGAGCGCATCGTGGCCTATTGCCGGCAGCACGGCCTTCCGGTACCGGAAAGCCGGGGCCAGATGGTACGGGCCATCCTGGAAAGCCTGGCCCGGAACTTCCGGCGGGCGCTGCGCCAGCTGGAGGCGCTCCTCGAAGCGCCCGTCGACACGCTGCACATCGTGGGCGGCGGCGCCCGTAACCGGCTGCTCTGTCAGCTCACGGCCGACACGTGCGAGGTGCGCGTGGTGGCCGGTCCGGCCGAAGCGACGGCCATGGGCAACCTGCTCATTCAGGCCCGCACGCTGGGCGACCTGCCCGAAGGCTACACGCTGCGCGACGTTGTGGCCCGCTCCGAGACCTGCTGGATCTACGAACCTCATCAGAAATCCATCCCGCAACCCGCAACCGAAAGATAG
- a CDS encoding TIM barrel protein: MIDAEILERHNRQREAAHRRDLEYLAERLARSGIALEVVLDELATFEVALPTWAMAAGGTRFGRFPIPGEPRTIFEKLEDAAVIHQLTRATPRVSPHFPWDVVDDWAALRAHAEALGLGFDAVNSNTFQDQPGQPHSYKLGSLSHADPAVRRQAIAHNLQVVAWGQELGSTALTVWLADGSNYPGQMHLRRSFERVQESLAEIYAALPEGWRMLIEYKPYEPAFYATVIQDWGSALLLAQALGERAQCLVDLGHHLPNTNIELIVARLIGVGKLGGFHFNDAKYGDDDLTAGSIKPYQLFLVFNELVDAAREGVPGFRPAYMIDQSHNVKDPIEALLQTVDHLQRAYARALLVDREALSHYQETGDVLMAERTLRAAFETDVGPLVAEVRRRRGGALDPVLAFRESGYRQQKARERSTPATAQAPGYA, translated from the coding sequence ATGATCGACGCGGAAATTCTGGAACGACACAACCGACAGCGTGAGGCCGCACACCGGCGTGATCTGGAGTACCTGGCCGAGCGGCTAGCGCGAAGCGGGATCGCGCTGGAAGTGGTGCTCGACGAACTGGCCACTTTCGAGGTGGCGCTGCCCACCTGGGCCATGGCGGCCGGCGGCACGCGCTTCGGGCGCTTTCCGATACCGGGCGAACCGCGCACCATCTTCGAAAAGCTCGAAGATGCTGCCGTCATTCATCAGCTCACGCGGGCCACGCCGCGCGTGTCGCCGCATTTCCCCTGGGACGTGGTAGATGACTGGGCGGCGCTGCGGGCCCATGCCGAGGCGCTGGGGCTGGGCTTCGATGCGGTCAACTCGAACACGTTTCAGGATCAGCCCGGCCAGCCACATTCCTACAAACTGGGCTCGCTCAGTCACGCCGATCCGGCCGTCCGGCGCCAGGCCATCGCGCACAACCTGCAGGTCGTCGCCTGGGGACAGGAGCTGGGTTCAACGGCACTGACCGTCTGGCTGGCCGACGGAAGCAACTATCCGGGCCAGATGCACCTGCGCCGCAGCTTCGAGCGCGTGCAGGAAAGCCTGGCCGAAATCTACGCGGCGCTCCCCGAAGGCTGGCGGATGCTCATCGAATACAAGCCCTACGAGCCGGCTTTCTACGCTACGGTCATTCAGGACTGGGGCTCGGCGTTGCTGCTGGCCCAGGCGCTGGGCGAGCGGGCGCAATGCCTGGTCGATCTGGGCCACCACCTGCCCAACACCAACATCGAACTCATCGTGGCACGGCTCATCGGGGTCGGCAAGCTGGGAGGGTTTCATTTCAACGATGCCAAGTATGGCGACGACGATCTGACGGCCGGTTCTATCAAGCCCTACCAGCTTTTTCTCGTATTCAACGAACTGGTCGATGCAGCGCGCGAGGGCGTGCCGGGCTTTCGGCCGGCCTACATGATCGATCAGAGCCACAACGTGAAAGACCCGATCGAGGCGCTGCTGCAGACGGTCGATCATCTGCAGCGGGCCTATGCGCGGGCGCTGCTGGTCGATCGCGAGGCACTCAGCCACTACCAGGAGACGGGCGACGTGCTCATGGCAGAGCGCACGCTACGGGCGGCGTTCGAGACCGACGTCGGGCCGCTGGTGGCCGAAGTGCGTCGCCGTCGCGGTGGCGCCCTGGACCCCGTGCTGGCCTTCCGGGAGTCCGGCTACCGTCAGCAGAAGGCCCGCGAACGGAGCACCCCGGCAACTGCACAAGCACCCGGCTATGCGTGA
- a CDS encoding glycoside hydrolase family 78 protein, with translation MRIWLCLMVLLFLGGAKEGAAQSNQALQVASLRTEYLVNPIGIEVRQPRLSWQLQSDRRDVRQVAYQIQVATSREALARGRDLVWDSGRVESDQSVFVPYGGPALQRRQRYYWRVRVWDNHGRSSAWSEPAFWEMGLLSPDEWRAQWITYNWEEDTSQPQPAPMLRRTFRVEGRVRRARLYITSLGLYEAHLNGRRVGDQLFTPGWTSYHHRLQYQTYDVTDLLRPGENALGVILGDGWYRGYLTWSVRRNVYGDRLALLAQLEITYEDGRTQVVTSDPDWKATTGPIRMSDIYMGEIYDARLEKEGWTEPGYDDSDWRGVRVLEHPKDILIAPIGPPVRRIQEIRPVAILYTPAGDTVVDMGQNMVGWVRLRVRGPAGTVVTLRHAEVLDKHGNFYTENLRRARQTDQYILKGEGEEVFEPHFTFHGFRYVAVSGYPGELTPEAITGIVIHSAFEPTGTWVSSDSLLNRLQLNIQWGMKGNFLDVPTDCPQRDERLGWTGDAQVFARTAMFNGLVGGFFTKWLGDVAADQSPEGAVPHVVPNVLPSFAGRFPGGATGWADAAVVIPWTMYQVYGDRRILEVQYPSMKAWVEYMRREAGDDLIWDTGFHFGDWLAFVPEENVRRAYPGATTGRDFLATAYFAYSTRLLAQAAEVIGKTDEARHYRQLYEAIREAFNREFVTPNGRVAQATQTAYTLAIQFDLLPEHLRAEAGRRLAEDVRAHNMHLTTGFLGTPQLLHALSNTGQLDVAYTLLRQTTYPSWLYQVKMGATTMWERWDSIKPDSTFQDPSMNSFNHYAYGSVGDWMYRVVAGIDTETPGYQRLRIAPQPGGGLKWVQARYHSLYGEVASSWELVDPQTFVLEVTIPPNTTATVRLPGAQLASVQEGRQPVQSAAGVHRAYQDGADVVVEVGSGTYRFTYSPSAELVRRIQTQPEVGQPVTMSF, from the coding sequence ATGCGAATCTGGCTTTGCTTAATGGTGCTCCTCTTTCTGGGAGGAGCGAAAGAGGGGGCTGCGCAGTCGAACCAGGCGTTGCAGGTTGCTTCGCTCCGCACGGAATACCTTGTCAATCCGATCGGGATCGAGGTCCGGCAGCCGCGGCTGAGCTGGCAGCTGCAGAGCGACCGACGGGATGTACGCCAGGTGGCCTATCAGATTCAGGTGGCCACCAGCCGCGAAGCGCTCGCGCGCGGACGCGACCTTGTATGGGACAGCGGCCGCGTCGAGTCGGACCAGTCGGTCTTCGTCCCCTATGGCGGACCGGCGCTGCAGCGCCGCCAGCGCTACTACTGGCGCGTGCGCGTCTGGGACAACCACGGCCGCAGTTCGGCCTGGAGCGAGCCGGCCTTCTGGGAAATGGGGCTGCTGTCGCCTGACGAGTGGCGGGCGCAGTGGATCACGTACAACTGGGAAGAAGATACCTCGCAGCCTCAACCCGCACCGATGCTGCGCCGGACGTTCCGCGTCGAGGGCCGCGTGCGCCGCGCCCGCCTTTACATAACCAGCCTGGGCCTCTACGAGGCGCACCTGAACGGTCGCCGGGTGGGCGATCAGCTCTTCACGCCGGGCTGGACGAGCTACCACCATCGCCTCCAGTACCAGACCTACGATGTAACGGACCTGCTGCGTCCGGGCGAAAATGCCCTTGGCGTGATCCTGGGCGATGGATGGTACCGGGGCTATCTGACCTGGTCAGTCCGGCGCAACGTTTACGGCGACCGGCTGGCACTCCTGGCCCAGCTCGAAATCACCTACGAGGACGGCCGCACGCAGGTCGTGACCTCGGACCCCGACTGGAAGGCGACGACCGGGCCCATCCGTATGTCGGACATCTACATGGGCGAGATCTACGACGCCCGCCTTGAAAAAGAAGGCTGGACCGAGCCGGGTTACGACGACAGCGACTGGCGGGGCGTGCGCGTGCTGGAGCACCCGAAAGACATCCTGATTGCGCCCATCGGTCCGCCCGTGCGCCGCATTCAGGAGATCCGTCCGGTCGCGATCCTGTACACGCCCGCAGGCGATACGGTGGTGGACATGGGGCAGAACATGGTGGGCTGGGTGCGGCTGCGCGTACGGGGGCCGGCTGGCACGGTTGTGACGCTCCGTCATGCCGAAGTGCTGGACAAGCACGGCAATTTCTATACGGAAAACCTCCGCCGAGCCAGACAGACGGACCAGTACATCCTCAAGGGAGAAGGTGAGGAAGTTTTCGAGCCCCATTTCACCTTCCACGGCTTCCGCTACGTGGCCGTCAGCGGCTATCCGGGGGAGCTGACACCTGAGGCCATTACCGGCATCGTGATCCACTCGGCCTTTGAGCCGACCGGCACATGGGTCAGCTCGGACTCGCTGCTGAACCGGCTTCAGCTCAACATCCAGTGGGGCATGAAGGGCAACTTCCTGGACGTGCCCACCGACTGTCCGCAACGCGACGAGCGGCTGGGATGGACGGGCGACGCCCAGGTGTTTGCCCGGACGGCCATGTTCAACGGGCTGGTCGGCGGCTTTTTTACCAAGTGGCTGGGGGATGTGGCGGCCGATCAGAGCCCGGAAGGAGCTGTACCCCATGTCGTGCCCAACGTCCTGCCTTCCTTTGCAGGACGGTTTCCGGGCGGTGCGACCGGCTGGGCCGATGCCGCCGTGGTCATTCCCTGGACGATGTACCAGGTGTATGGCGACCGGCGCATTCTGGAGGTGCAGTATCCCAGCATGAAGGCCTGGGTCGAGTACATGCGCCGGGAAGCAGGCGACGATCTGATCTGGGACACGGGCTTCCACTTTGGCGACTGGCTGGCATTCGTGCCCGAAGAGAATGTGCGGCGGGCCTATCCGGGGGCGACGACCGGGCGCGATTTTCTGGCAACCGCCTACTTCGCCTACAGCACACGGCTGCTGGCGCAGGCGGCCGAAGTAATCGGGAAAACCGACGAAGCCCGGCACTACCGGCAGTTGTACGAGGCCATCCGGGAAGCCTTCAACCGCGAATTCGTCACACCCAACGGGCGCGTTGCGCAGGCCACTCAGACGGCCTACACGCTGGCCATTCAGTTCGATCTGTTGCCCGAGCACCTGCGGGCCGAAGCCGGGCGCCGGCTGGCCGAAGACGTGCGCGCTCATAACATGCACCTGACCACGGGCTTTCTGGGCACCCCGCAGCTACTGCACGCGCTCAGCAACACCGGCCAGCTCGACGTGGCCTACACGCTGCTGCGGCAGACCACCTACCCCTCGTGGCTCTACCAGGTGAAAATGGGCGCCACCACGATGTGGGAGCGCTGGGACAGCATCAAGCCCGACAGCACCTTCCAGGACCCCAGCATGAATTCCTTCAACCACTATGCTTATGGCTCGGTGGGCGACTGGATGTATCGCGTGGTGGCGGGAATCGATACGGAAACGCCGGGTTACCAGCGGCTGCGCATCGCGCCGCAGCCGGGAGGTGGGCTGAAGTGGGTGCAGGCGCGCTACCATTCGCTCTACGGCGAGGTTGCCTCGAGCTGGGAGCTGGTCGATCCACAGACGTTCGTGCTGGAAGTCACCATCCCGCCGAACACCACCGCCACCGTGCGCCTGCCGGGCGCGCAGCTGGCGTCGGTGCAGGAAGGCCGACAGCCGGTGCAATCCGCGGCCGGGGTGCATCGGGCCTATCAGGACGGCGCCGATGTGGTGGTCGAAGTCGGCTCGGGCACCTACCGGTTCACCTATTCGCCCTCGGCGGAGCTGGTCCGGCGCATTCAGACGCAGCCTGAGGTTGGACAGCCTGTGACGATGAGCTTTTAG